A single genomic interval of Nonomuraea rubra harbors:
- a CDS encoding OmpL47-type beta-barrel domain-containing protein has protein sequence MLLAVALPALFLSSVQADARPRTQLTAAQAADQVLTWTADDSMTAYRSAPESATAGPTTIVFENSAATGNTTGMTHTLTFDTSTPGYNHDVSLNIIASPFDADGGRHIAQVNLTPGKYRYTCVIPGHGQMTGEFVVTEGGNEDTTAPQVSAQVAGDQDADGNYVGAATVTVSASDTESGVDTVEYALDGGEFVAYSAPVSVNQVGAHTVTFRATDKAGNTSPVGSVEFTVVAPQEEDTTPPEVTGKVTGDQDADGNYVGAATVTITASDAGSGVDTVEYSFDGQPFAAYTQPLSVNQPGAHTVTFRATDKAGNTSPVGSVTFTVTAPQEEDTTPPQVSAQLSGQQDSAGNYVGSATVMISVSDTESGVATVEYSLDGGPYTEYPSPVSVTQAGAHTLSYRATDKAGNTTPVATLRFTVVAPEDDTTLPQVSAAITGTQDWAWNYVGSATVKLTASDVGSGLDTVEYSLDGQPFAAYTRPLSVNQPGAHTLSYRATDKAGNMSVGTAKFMIVEVGGE, from the coding sequence TTGCTGCTCGCCGTGGCGCTTCCCGCGCTCTTCCTGTCGTCGGTCCAGGCCGACGCGCGGCCCCGTACGCAGCTCACCGCCGCGCAGGCGGCGGACCAGGTGCTCACCTGGACCGCCGACGACAGCATGACCGCGTACAGGTCGGCGCCGGAATCGGCGACGGCCGGCCCCACCACCATCGTCTTCGAGAACAGCGCGGCCACCGGCAACACCACCGGCATGACGCACACGCTGACGTTCGACACCTCCACCCCCGGCTACAACCACGACGTCAGCCTCAACATCATCGCCAGCCCCTTCGACGCCGACGGCGGCCGGCACATCGCGCAGGTCAACCTCACTCCCGGCAAGTACCGCTACACCTGCGTGATCCCCGGTCACGGCCAGATGACCGGCGAATTCGTCGTCACCGAAGGCGGGAACGAGGACACGACCGCACCGCAGGTCTCCGCGCAGGTGGCAGGTGACCAGGACGCGGACGGCAACTACGTGGGCGCGGCGACGGTCACGGTCTCGGCGAGCGACACCGAGTCAGGGGTGGACACCGTGGAGTACGCGCTCGACGGCGGCGAGTTCGTGGCCTACTCGGCCCCGGTGTCGGTCAACCAGGTGGGGGCGCACACGGTGACCTTCCGGGCCACCGACAAGGCGGGCAACACCTCGCCGGTGGGCTCGGTGGAGTTCACGGTGGTGGCTCCGCAGGAGGAGGACACCACTCCGCCCGAGGTCACCGGGAAGGTTACCGGTGACCAGGACGCGGACGGCAACTACGTGGGCGCGGCGACGGTGACGATCACGGCGAGCGACGCCGGCTCTGGGGTGGACACCGTGGAGTATTCGTTCGACGGCCAGCCGTTCGCGGCGTACACGCAGCCGCTGTCGGTCAACCAGCCTGGCGCGCACACGGTGACCTTCCGGGCCACCGACAAGGCGGGCAACACCTCGCCGGTGGGCTCGGTGACGTTCACGGTGACGGCCCCGCAGGAGGAGGACACCACCCCTCCGCAGGTCTCGGCGCAGCTCTCGGGCCAGCAGGACTCTGCGGGCAACTACGTCGGCTCGGCGACCGTGATGATCTCGGTGAGCGACACCGAGTCGGGGGTCGCCACGGTGGAGTACTCGCTCGACGGCGGGCCCTACACCGAGTATCCGTCCCCCGTGTCGGTCACCCAGGCGGGGGCGCACACTCTGTCGTACCGGGCCACCGACAAGGCCGGGAACACCACGCCGGTGGCGACTCTGAGGTTCACCGTGGTGGCTCCGGAGGACGACACCACGCTGCCGCAGGTGTCGGCCGCGATCACCGGCACCCAGGACTGGGCCTGGAACTACGTCGGCTCGGCGACGGTGAAGCTGACGGCGAGCGATGTCGGCTCCGGGCTGGACACCGTGGAGTATTCGCTCGACGGTCAGCCGTTCGCGGCGTACACGCGGCCGCTGTCGGTCAACCAGCCCGGCGCGCACACCCTGTCGTACCGGGCCACCGACAAGGCCGGGAACATGTCGGTGGGCACGGCCAAGTTCATGATCGTGGAGGTCGGCGGCGAGTAG